Proteins encoded together in one Anaerosporomusa subterranea window:
- a CDS encoding aldo/keto reductase, with product MQNVTLNNGVEMPILGFGVYQIADTQECERCVYDAIMTGYRLIDTAASYLNEEAVGRGIKQSGVPREELFITTKLWIQDTGYENTKKAFEKSLKRLQLDYLDLYLIHQPFGDVYGSWRAMEELYREGKMRAIGVSNFQMDRLVDLIAHNEVVPAVNQVETNPFCQQIESAKLMKENHVQIESWAPFAEGKNNLFQNEVLVSLAQKYNKSVAQVVLRWLTQRGVVAISKSVRKERMIENFNVLDFALSQEDMEKIATLDTKKSCFFSHNDPEIVKWLCARKIDI from the coding sequence ATGCAAAACGTAACTTTGAACAATGGTGTTGAGATGCCTATTTTGGGTTTTGGCGTTTATCAGATCGCCGACACGCAGGAATGCGAACGGTGTGTTTATGATGCGATCATGACAGGCTATCGTTTGATTGATACCGCTGCCTCATATCTGAACGAGGAAGCGGTTGGCCGAGGAATAAAACAAAGTGGCGTACCTAGAGAAGAACTGTTCATTACGACTAAGCTCTGGATTCAGGACACCGGTTACGAGAATACAAAGAAGGCTTTCGAGAAGTCGCTGAAAAGATTGCAATTGGATTATCTGGATTTGTATTTAATCCATCAGCCGTTTGGTGATGTATATGGTTCTTGGCGCGCTATGGAGGAACTGTATCGTGAAGGGAAAATGAGGGCGATTGGAGTTAGTAACTTCCAAATGGATCGTCTGGTGGATTTGATCGCTCATAATGAAGTGGTTCCTGCCGTAAATCAGGTTGAAACCAATCCATTCTGTCAGCAAATAGAAAGTGCCAAACTTATGAAAGAGAATCATGTTCAAATCGAATCCTGGGCTCCTTTTGCAGAAGGGAAAAATAACTTGTTCCAGAACGAAGTTTTGGTATCACTGGCTCAAAAGTATAACAAATCAGTTGCCCAGGTGGTTTTACGCTGGTTGACGCAACGAGGAGTGGTTGCGATTTCAAAGTCCGTTCGCAAAGAAAGAATGATTGAAAACTTCAATGTTTTAGACTTTGCATTAAGCCAGGAGGATATGGAAAAAATTGCAACATTGGATACAAAAAAAAGCTGCTTCTTTTCCCATAACGATCCGGAAATCGTGAAATGGCTTTGTGCCCGTAAGATTGATATTTAA
- a CDS encoding MFS transporter, with translation MSNIRKIYMLTMISFLIGTSQFVIVGILDKVAASAGVSVATAGQLITAFALASAIGTPLVMVATAKLDQRRQLLLALAIFLVGIAITLALPGFGFLMASRIVMGVGTGVFVVTAYAITAKLASPGRQGEAMSNISMGFSASLVFGVPIGRIITAAYDWQTIFWGIGFLSLLGTLAVARLLPALSGKTPAPLGEQFALLRRPSIAAALGMTFFVFIGFSVVNTYITPFLAALRTMSEQEMSSILFALGIASLIGSKLGGFLADRLGTPRTLIGSMTVQTLSLALVSITSGSVSFTILLILLWATSAWTFGLTQSFNIVSLAPEASGIMLSLNSSFVQLGFAVGAGIGGIAMGGSSIMIVSWLGAAAIAIALCIAVVSFGFCRLRYQTCDE, from the coding sequence ATGAGCAACATCCGGAAAATTTACATGCTGACTATGATCAGCTTCTTGATTGGCACCTCGCAATTCGTCATCGTGGGTATTTTGGATAAAGTCGCTGCCTCCGCCGGTGTATCGGTCGCAACAGCAGGACAGCTGATTACCGCTTTTGCGCTTGCCAGCGCAATCGGCACTCCCCTTGTCATGGTAGCGACGGCGAAGCTGGACCAGCGCAGGCAACTGCTGCTGGCGCTTGCAATTTTTTTAGTTGGCATCGCTATAACACTTGCCCTTCCGGGCTTTGGCTTCCTGATGGCTTCCCGCATTGTAATGGGGGTCGGAACGGGCGTCTTCGTAGTCACCGCCTATGCGATAACGGCGAAGCTGGCTTCTCCCGGACGCCAAGGTGAAGCCATGTCCAACATATCCATGGGTTTTAGTGCCTCGCTGGTATTCGGCGTCCCGATTGGCCGCATCATCACAGCAGCGTATGATTGGCAGACGATTTTTTGGGGTATCGGCTTTCTCAGTTTGCTGGGAACGTTAGCGGTCGCCCGGTTGCTTCCCGCCCTGTCAGGCAAAACGCCGGCTCCTCTCGGTGAGCAATTTGCACTCTTAAGGAGACCGAGTATAGCGGCTGCCCTTGGAATGACATTTTTCGTATTTATTGGCTTTTCGGTGGTTAATACGTATATCACGCCCTTCCTGGCAGCTCTCAGGACGATGAGTGAACAGGAAATGAGCAGCATTCTTTTCGCCCTGGGCATTGCGAGCTTGATCGGCTCCAAACTAGGCGGGTTCCTGGCGGATCGACTCGGTACTCCTCGTACGCTCATTGGCAGCATGACCGTTCAGACGTTGTCCCTCGCGCTCGTGTCCATCACCTCAGGTTCAGTAAGCTTTACCATCCTGCTGATCCTGTTGTGGGCGACTTCAGCCTGGACGTTCGGCCTGACTCAGAGCTTTAATATCGTTTCGCTTGCGCCGGAAGCCTCCGGTATCATGCTGAGTCTGAATAGCTCCTTCGTGCAGCTTGGTTTTGCCGTCGGTGCTGGCATCGGTGGCATCGCCATGGGAGGCTCGTCAATCATGATCGTTAGTTGGCTCGGTGCCGCAGCGATCGCAATTGCGCTTTGCATCGCGGTTGTTTCTTTCGGCTTTTGCCGCTTGAGGTATCAAACATGCGATGAGTAA